In one Solanum lycopersicum chromosome 11, SLM_r2.1 genomic region, the following are encoded:
- the LOC138339344 gene encoding uncharacterized protein produces the protein MGAPTLANAFFKGLLEKYGVLHNVVTPYQPQTSGQVEVSNREIKQILSKTVNACRKDWSRRLDDALLSYRTTYKTPIGMSPCNLVYRKAYHFPVELENKATWAMKTMKMDRNEAAEKQLTGLNELDEFCLKAYESLSLYREKIKKLRLFPGKLKSKWTSPYLVIQLFSHGAVDLETKEGVLFKISPFYWPESVAMVLFLITKYLPCLFFSSSQVLSLMPQKQDQFYARGRSKSVALSARLVIGSYDEHDPEYVLPSTATPSRVARST, from the exons ATGGGGGCTCCGACTTTAGCAAATGCATTTTTCAAgggattattggagaaatatggggttctccATAATGTGGTAACTCCTTACCaacctcaaactagtgggcaagttgaagtgtcaaatagggagatcaaacaaattttgtcaaaaacagtgaatgctTGTAGAaaagattggtcaaggaggcttgatgatgctcttttgTCCTACCGGACAacgtataagactcccataggtatgtccccatgCAACCTTGTATATAGGAAAGCTTATCATTTTCCTGTTGAATTGGAGAATAAAGCCACGTGGGCTATGAAGACAATGAAAATGGATAGGAACGAAGCTGCAGAAAAACAGTTAACTGGgctgaatgaacttgatgaattttgcctgaaagcttatgaaagctTATCCCTCTACagagaaaagataaagaa gttgcgcttaTTTCCGGggaaactcaagtccaaatggactagcCCTTACTTGGTTATCCAACTATTctctcatggagcagttgactTGGAAACGAAAGAGGGTGTGctgttcaag ATATCTCCTTTCTACTGGCCGGAGTCGGTTGCAATGGTTCtgttcttgatcaccaagtacctcccttgcttgtttttctcctcttctcag gtactatctcttATGCCACAAAAACAAGATCAATTTTACGCACGTGGGCGTTCCAAGTCTGTCGCCCTGTCTGCCCGACTGGTGATAGGCTCTTACGATGAGcatgaccccgagtacgtgctcCCAAGCACTGCCACTCCATCACGAGTTGCACGTTCTACATGA
- the LOC138339346 gene encoding uncharacterized protein, whose amino-acid sequence MGIKQILSKTVHASRTDWSRRLDAALFAYRTPYKTPIGMSLYQLVYGKSYHLPIELENKGMWALKKLKMDWNKAAKQRLTRLNELDDFCPKSYEGTTLYNEKIKKYHDLKIEK is encoded by the coding sequence ATGGGGATCAAACAGATATTATCAAAAACAGTACACgctagtagaacagattggtcaaggaggcttgatgctGCTCTTTTTGCCTACCGGACAccgtataagactcccataggtatgtccctataccaacttgtatatgggaaatcTTATCATCTTCCGATTGAATTAGAGAACAAAGGCATGTGGGctttgaagaagttgaaaatggattggaacaAAGCGGCAAAACAACGGTTAActaggttgaatgaactcgatgattTTTGCCCGAAATCTTATGAAGGCACAACCCTCTACAAtgaaaagataaagaagtaccatgacctaaaaattgaaaaatga